From Spodoptera frugiperda isolate SF20-4 chromosome 27, AGI-APGP_CSIRO_Sfru_2.0, whole genome shotgun sequence, a single genomic window includes:
- the LOC118263639 gene encoding probable phosphorylase b kinase regulatory subunit alpha isoform X5: MRTRSNSGVRLDYYQRVVHKLILDHQQPVTGLFPASPHNDHAWIRDNLYCILAVWGLSMAFKKIADQDEDRAKTYELEQSCVKLMRGLLMAMMQQKDKVEKFKSTQHPLDSLHAKYSSTTGRIVVKDTEWGHLQIDAISLYLLILAQMTASGLQIVFSLDEVSFIQNLVFYIESAYCTPDYGIWERGDKTNHGLPELNASSIGMAKAALEAMNELDLFGARGGPSSVIHVLADEAQKCQAVLQSMLPRESNSKELDSGLLSIISYPAFAVDDPQLIAITRDTIVAKLQGKFGCKRFLRDGHKTPREDPNRLYYEPWELRMFENIECEWPLFFCYLILDYCFKGDKNNVAEYTQLLEKIMLRKDDGIKLVPELYSVPPDKADLEQQNPGSQERIPLGRCPFIWAQSLYILGKLLQEGFLAVGELDPLNRRLCSEKKPDVVVQIVILAENNEIRDKLLEYDLHVQTISDVAPIEVQPARVLSHLYTYLGRNKKLGLSGRKSRDVGILSTSKLYSLNDRIFAFTPQNFDYEEYYMSRDPALLASTFTANVAFLGMSWKQMLGRPTITLLATQYLLDQGKIPMAMITTMKKLKSGYINGTRVTLGNLGEFLSTSAITNLSFLGSQEDGYPDKLNPEVQSYLEEHLLKSFSNKINFLPRPAGARNARAMRRRMSVRGAIKKTRSINVDSETLGMEGESVGRSLERKPSWLDVDPATYGRSPSPEDAKRRAFTKGTSTTSLAVSTPTIEVTKEKSPSPPEAVVNKNITNVVRNRTTSESQNSVYAEQETDELIAMLRETESLDEQGDILQYLVDTHGLDFSTGMQENGKMVTVKDLLKVLYEKACTQKLWGLVRHTAGMLGKRVEDLAKAVTDLLVRQKQITVGMPPNNEHTITAPLPENELRQLIHQAYGDDESTAMLTQELLVYLAMFIRTEPQLFLEMLRLRVGLIIQVMATELSRTLSCDGEEASEHLLNLSPFEMKNLLHHILSGKEFAINSVGRGNFSIVSNKSHRYGKKSQIVLEGQSLQGGIEEAPITEPDRQGQWLRRRRLDGALNRVPRDFYPRVWGVLERCQGLIIQGKILQPNLTQEMTSGELKFALAVETVLNSIPQPEYRQLVVEALMVLTLVVEYKAVAHLGGTIEVESLVHRANQIFLDDQMRCNGDATLCCAKEEARGGSLVCGGAAGVCQHLYDSAPSGSYGTMTYLARAVAALLADTMPLDSPIECTIT; this comes from the exons ATGAGGACTCGAAGTAATTCAGGGGTGCGTTTGGATTATTACCAGCGGGTTGTGCACAAGCTAATTTTAGATCACCAGCAGCCTGTGACAGGATTATTTCCCGCAAGCCCTCACAATGACCATGCTTGGATTAGGGACAACCTTTACTGTATTTTAGCAGTATGGGGATTATCTATGGCGTTTAAGAAAATTGCTGATCAAGATGAAGACCGTGCCAAAACATATGAATTAGAACAAAGTTGCGTCAAGCTTATGAGAG GTCTCCTCATGGCTATGATGCAACAAAAAGATAAAGTAGAGAAATTCAAGAGTACTCAGCATCCCTTGGATTCTCTCCATGCCAAGTATTCTTCTACCACTGGCCGCATCGTGGTCAAGGACACAGAGTGGGGACACCTCCAGATTGATGCAATCTCCCTCTACCTTCTAATTCTTGCACAGATGACTGCATCTGGTCTGCAAATAGTTTTCTCTTTAGATGAAGTTTCATTCATCCAGAATTTagtgttttacattgaatcagCATATTGTACTCCTGATTATGGAATTTGGGAAAGAGGTGACAAGACTAACCATGGTCTGCCAGAGTTAAATGCAAGCTCCATTGGCATGGCAAAAGCAGCTCTTGAAGCTATGAATGAGTTGGACTTGTTTGGTGCTCGCGGTGGTCCTTCTAGTGTTATTCATGTGCTGGCTGATGAAGCCCAAAAATGTCAAGCTGTACTACAGTCCATGCTGCCAAGAGAATCTAACAGTAAAGAGTTAGATTCAGGTTTACTATCTATTATAAGCTATCCAGCTTTTGCTGTAGATGACCCTCAGTTGATTGCAATAACAAGAGACACCATTGTTGCTAAGCTCCAAGGGAAATTTGGATGCAAGCGATTCCTCAGGGATGGACACAAAACACCAAGGGAGGATCCCAATAGGCTGTATTATGAGCCTTGGGAACTGAGGATGTTTGAAAATATAGAATGTGAATGGCCATTGTTCTTCTGCTACCTGATACTGGATTATTGTTTCAAAGGTGATAAAAACAATGTCGCAGAGTACACACAGTTGTTGGAAAAGATTATGCTGAGGAAAGATGATGGAATCAAGTTGGTTCCTGAACTGTATTCAGTACCACCTGACAAGGCTGATCTGGAACAACAGAACCCAGGGAGCCAGGAGCGCATACCCTTGGGCAGGTGCCCCTTCATATGGGCCCAGTCATTATACATTCTAGGAAAGTTATTACAAGAG GGTTTCCTAGCTGTTGGGGAATTAGATCCTCTTAATAGAAGGTTATGTTCAGAGAAAAAGCCAGATGTGGTTGTCCAGATTGTGATACTTgctgaaaataatgaaatcagAGATAAGTTGCTAGAGTATGACCTGCATGTACAAACTATCAGTGATGTGGCTCCCATTGAAGTGCAACCAGCAAGAGTTTTAAGCCATTTGTACACATATTTAG GTCGTAACAAGAAATTAGGTTTATCTGGCAGAAAATCCCGTGATGTAGGTATTTTAAGTACAAGCAAGCTGTACTCTTTGAATGACCGCATATTCGCGTTTACACCACAG AACTTCGACTACGAAGAGTACTACATGTCGCGCGACCCGGCGCTGCTCGCCAGCACGTTCACGGCTAACGTCGCGTTCCTTGGCATGAGCTGGAAGCAAATGCTTGGCCGACCGACGATCACGTTACTCGCTACGCAGTATTTGTTAg ATCAGGGTAAGATCCCAATGGCGATGATAACGACCATGAAAAAACTTAAATCTGGTTACATCAATGGTACACGAGTAACTCTTGGTAATCTCGGAGAGTTTTTGAGCACATCCGCTATTACAAATTTGAGTTTCCTTGGCAGTCAAGAGGATGGATATCCTGATA AATTAAACCCAGAAGTTCAAAGCTATTTAGAAGAGCACTTATTGAAGTCGTTCAGCAACAAGATCAACTTCCTGCCACGGCCAGCAGGAGCTCGAAATGCACGCGCAATGCGCCGCCGCATGTCTGTTCGTGGAGCCATCAAGAAGACTAGATCCATCAATGTAGACT CTGAAACGTTAGGTATGGAAGGAGAGTCAGTGGGTCGTTCTTTGGAGCGTAAACCGTCGTGGCTTGATGTGGACCCTGCTACTTATGGACGCAGTCCATCGCCTGAGGATGCTAAACGCCGAGCTTTTACTAA GGGAACATCGACGACGTCTTTAGCCGTTTCCACTCCTACCATTGAAGTGACAAAAGAAAAGTCTCCGTCACCACCTGAAG CGGTAGTAAACAAGAATATTACGAACGTAGTTCGCAACCGCACCACCTCAGAGTCCCAGAACTCTGTATACGCTGAACAAGAGACGGACGAGCTCATCGCCATGTTGCGGGAGACTGAGAGCCTGGACGAGCAGGGAGACATACTGCAGTATCTCGTCGATACTCATGGACTGGACTTTAGTacag gcaTGCAAGAAAACGGAAAAATGGTGACCGTGAAAGACCTTCTAAAGGTTCTTTACGAAAAGGCTTGTACCCAAAAGCTCTGGGGACTTGTTCGTCACACTGCTGGTATGCTCGGCAAGAGAGTTGAGGACCTCGCAAAGGCTGTAACGGACTTGTTGGTTCGACAAAAACAGATTACTGTGGGCATGCCTCCCAACAATGAACATACTATCACAGCTCCGTTGCCAGAGAACGAATTGAGGCAGCTTATACATCAG GCGTATGGCGACGACGAGAGTACAGCCATGTTGACTCAGGAGCTGCTGGTCTACCTCGCCATGTTCATCCGCACTGAGCCACAGCTCTTCCTGGAGATGTTACGACTCCGTGTCGGACTTATCATACAG GTTATGGCCACAGAGTTGTCGCGAACGTTGTCATGCGACGGCGAGGAGGCGTCTGAACATTTGCTGAACTTATCACCTTTTGAGATGAAGAATTTGTTACATCACATACTCAGCGGCAAGGAGTTTGCCATAAATAGCG TTGGTCGCGGTAACTTCTCTATAGTGAGCAACAAATCCCATAGATATGGCAAGAAGTCACAGATTGTTCTAGAAGGACAATCTCTACAGGGCGGGATTGAAGAAG CACCTATAACTGAGCCAGATCGCCAGGGCCAATGGTTGCGTCGACGAAGGCTTGATGGAGCATTGAATCGTGTACCACGTGACTTCTACCCTCGCGTGTGGGGTGTCTTGGAAAGG tgTCAAGGCCTAATCATTCAAGGAAAGATCTTGCAACCGAATTTGACCCAAGAGATGACGTCTGGAGAGTTGAAATTCGCGCTTGCAGTAGAAACAGTACTGAACTCGATCCCACAGCCGGAGTACAGGCAGTTAGTTGTGGAAGCTCTCATGGTGTTGACATTGGTCGTGGAGTATAAAGCCGTAGCGCATCTCGGAGGAACCATTGAGGTCGAGAGTCTGGTTCATAGAGCCAACCAAATATTCTTAGATGATCAG ATGCGATGCAACGGCGACGCGACTCTGTGTTGTGCGAAGGAGGAGGCTCGTGGCGGGTCCCTGGTGTGCGGCGGCGCGGCCGGCGTGTGCCAGCACCTGTACGACAGCGCGCCGTCGGGCTCCTACGGCACCATGACGTACCTGGCGCGGGCCGTCGCCGCGCTGCTGGCCGACACCATGCCGCTCGACTCGCCCATCGAGTGCACCATCACTTAA
- the LOC118263639 gene encoding probable phosphorylase b kinase regulatory subunit alpha isoform X4: MRTRSNSGVRLDYYQRVVHKLILDHQQPVTGLFPASPHNDHAWIRDNLYCILAVWGLSMAFKKIADQDEDRAKTYELEQSCVKLMRGLLMAMMQQKDKVEKFKSTQHPLDSLHAKYSSTTGRIVVKDTEWGHLQIDAISLYLLILAQMTASGLQIVFSLDEVSFIQNLVFYIESAYCTPDYGIWERGDKTNHGLPELNASSIGMAKAALEAMNELDLFGARGGPSSVIHVLADEAQKCQAVLQSMLPRESNSKELDSGLLSIISYPAFAVDDPQLIAITRDTIVAKLQGKFGCKRFLRDGHKTPREDPNRLYYEPWELRMFENIECEWPLFFCYLILDYCFKGDKNNVAEYTQLLEKIMLRKDDGIKLVPELYSVPPDKADLEQQNPGSQERIPLGRCPFIWAQSLYILGKLLQEGFLAVGELDPLNRRLCSEKKPDVVVQIVILAENNEIRDKLLEYDLHVQTISDVAPIEVQPARVLSHLYTYLGRNKKLGLSGRKSRDVGILSTSKLYSLNDRIFAFTPQNFDYEEYYMSRDPALLASTFTANVAFLGMSWKQMLGRPTITLLATQYLLDQGKIPMAMITTMKKLKSGYINGTRVTLGNLGEFLSTSAITNLSFLGSQEDGYPDKLNPEVQSYLEEHLLKSFSNKINFLPRPAGARNARAMRRRMSVRGAIKKTRSINVDSETLGMEGESVGRSLERKPSWLDVDPATYGRSPSPEDAKRRAFTKGTSTTSLAVSTPTIEVTKEKSPSPPEAVVNKNITNVVRNRTTSESQNSVYAEQETDELIAMLRETESLDEQGDILQYLVDTHGLDFSTGMQENGKMVTVKDLLKVLYEKACTQKLWGLVRHTAGMLGKRVEDLAKAVTDLLVRQKQITVGMPPNNEHTITAPLPENELRQLIHQSFRHENQGNEQKKAYGDDESTAMLTQELLVYLAMFIRTEPQLFLEMLRLRVGLIIQVMATELSRTLSCDGEEASEHLLNLSPFEMKNLLHHILSGKEFAINSVGRGNFSIVSNKSHRYGKKSQIVLEGQSLQGGIEEAPITEPDRQGQWLRRRRLDGALNRVPRDFYPRVWGVLERCQGLIIQGKILQPNLTQEMTSGELKFALAVETVLNSIPQPEYRQLVVEALMVLTLVVEYKAVAHLGGTIEVESLVHRANQIFLDDQMRCNGDATLCCAKEEARGGSLVCGGAAGVCQHLYDSAPSGSYGTMTYLARAVAALLADTMPLDSPIECTIT; this comes from the exons ATGAGGACTCGAAGTAATTCAGGGGTGCGTTTGGATTATTACCAGCGGGTTGTGCACAAGCTAATTTTAGATCACCAGCAGCCTGTGACAGGATTATTTCCCGCAAGCCCTCACAATGACCATGCTTGGATTAGGGACAACCTTTACTGTATTTTAGCAGTATGGGGATTATCTATGGCGTTTAAGAAAATTGCTGATCAAGATGAAGACCGTGCCAAAACATATGAATTAGAACAAAGTTGCGTCAAGCTTATGAGAG GTCTCCTCATGGCTATGATGCAACAAAAAGATAAAGTAGAGAAATTCAAGAGTACTCAGCATCCCTTGGATTCTCTCCATGCCAAGTATTCTTCTACCACTGGCCGCATCGTGGTCAAGGACACAGAGTGGGGACACCTCCAGATTGATGCAATCTCCCTCTACCTTCTAATTCTTGCACAGATGACTGCATCTGGTCTGCAAATAGTTTTCTCTTTAGATGAAGTTTCATTCATCCAGAATTTagtgttttacattgaatcagCATATTGTACTCCTGATTATGGAATTTGGGAAAGAGGTGACAAGACTAACCATGGTCTGCCAGAGTTAAATGCAAGCTCCATTGGCATGGCAAAAGCAGCTCTTGAAGCTATGAATGAGTTGGACTTGTTTGGTGCTCGCGGTGGTCCTTCTAGTGTTATTCATGTGCTGGCTGATGAAGCCCAAAAATGTCAAGCTGTACTACAGTCCATGCTGCCAAGAGAATCTAACAGTAAAGAGTTAGATTCAGGTTTACTATCTATTATAAGCTATCCAGCTTTTGCTGTAGATGACCCTCAGTTGATTGCAATAACAAGAGACACCATTGTTGCTAAGCTCCAAGGGAAATTTGGATGCAAGCGATTCCTCAGGGATGGACACAAAACACCAAGGGAGGATCCCAATAGGCTGTATTATGAGCCTTGGGAACTGAGGATGTTTGAAAATATAGAATGTGAATGGCCATTGTTCTTCTGCTACCTGATACTGGATTATTGTTTCAAAGGTGATAAAAACAATGTCGCAGAGTACACACAGTTGTTGGAAAAGATTATGCTGAGGAAAGATGATGGAATCAAGTTGGTTCCTGAACTGTATTCAGTACCACCTGACAAGGCTGATCTGGAACAACAGAACCCAGGGAGCCAGGAGCGCATACCCTTGGGCAGGTGCCCCTTCATATGGGCCCAGTCATTATACATTCTAGGAAAGTTATTACAAGAG GGTTTCCTAGCTGTTGGGGAATTAGATCCTCTTAATAGAAGGTTATGTTCAGAGAAAAAGCCAGATGTGGTTGTCCAGATTGTGATACTTgctgaaaataatgaaatcagAGATAAGTTGCTAGAGTATGACCTGCATGTACAAACTATCAGTGATGTGGCTCCCATTGAAGTGCAACCAGCAAGAGTTTTAAGCCATTTGTACACATATTTAG GTCGTAACAAGAAATTAGGTTTATCTGGCAGAAAATCCCGTGATGTAGGTATTTTAAGTACAAGCAAGCTGTACTCTTTGAATGACCGCATATTCGCGTTTACACCACAG AACTTCGACTACGAAGAGTACTACATGTCGCGCGACCCGGCGCTGCTCGCCAGCACGTTCACGGCTAACGTCGCGTTCCTTGGCATGAGCTGGAAGCAAATGCTTGGCCGACCGACGATCACGTTACTCGCTACGCAGTATTTGTTAg ATCAGGGTAAGATCCCAATGGCGATGATAACGACCATGAAAAAACTTAAATCTGGTTACATCAATGGTACACGAGTAACTCTTGGTAATCTCGGAGAGTTTTTGAGCACATCCGCTATTACAAATTTGAGTTTCCTTGGCAGTCAAGAGGATGGATATCCTGATA AATTAAACCCAGAAGTTCAAAGCTATTTAGAAGAGCACTTATTGAAGTCGTTCAGCAACAAGATCAACTTCCTGCCACGGCCAGCAGGAGCTCGAAATGCACGCGCAATGCGCCGCCGCATGTCTGTTCGTGGAGCCATCAAGAAGACTAGATCCATCAATGTAGACT CTGAAACGTTAGGTATGGAAGGAGAGTCAGTGGGTCGTTCTTTGGAGCGTAAACCGTCGTGGCTTGATGTGGACCCTGCTACTTATGGACGCAGTCCATCGCCTGAGGATGCTAAACGCCGAGCTTTTACTAA GGGAACATCGACGACGTCTTTAGCCGTTTCCACTCCTACCATTGAAGTGACAAAAGAAAAGTCTCCGTCACCACCTGAAG CGGTAGTAAACAAGAATATTACGAACGTAGTTCGCAACCGCACCACCTCAGAGTCCCAGAACTCTGTATACGCTGAACAAGAGACGGACGAGCTCATCGCCATGTTGCGGGAGACTGAGAGCCTGGACGAGCAGGGAGACATACTGCAGTATCTCGTCGATACTCATGGACTGGACTTTAGTacag gcaTGCAAGAAAACGGAAAAATGGTGACCGTGAAAGACCTTCTAAAGGTTCTTTACGAAAAGGCTTGTACCCAAAAGCTCTGGGGACTTGTTCGTCACACTGCTGGTATGCTCGGCAAGAGAGTTGAGGACCTCGCAAAGGCTGTAACGGACTTGTTGGTTCGACAAAAACAGATTACTGTGGGCATGCCTCCCAACAATGAACATACTATCACAGCTCCGTTGCCAGAGAACGAATTGAGGCAGCTTATACATCAG TCATTTCGTCATGAAAATCAAGGGAATGAACAGAAGAAG GCGTATGGCGACGACGAGAGTACAGCCATGTTGACTCAGGAGCTGCTGGTCTACCTCGCCATGTTCATCCGCACTGAGCCACAGCTCTTCCTGGAGATGTTACGACTCCGTGTCGGACTTATCATACAG GTTATGGCCACAGAGTTGTCGCGAACGTTGTCATGCGACGGCGAGGAGGCGTCTGAACATTTGCTGAACTTATCACCTTTTGAGATGAAGAATTTGTTACATCACATACTCAGCGGCAAGGAGTTTGCCATAAATAGCG TTGGTCGCGGTAACTTCTCTATAGTGAGCAACAAATCCCATAGATATGGCAAGAAGTCACAGATTGTTCTAGAAGGACAATCTCTACAGGGCGGGATTGAAGAAG CACCTATAACTGAGCCAGATCGCCAGGGCCAATGGTTGCGTCGACGAAGGCTTGATGGAGCATTGAATCGTGTACCACGTGACTTCTACCCTCGCGTGTGGGGTGTCTTGGAAAGG tgTCAAGGCCTAATCATTCAAGGAAAGATCTTGCAACCGAATTTGACCCAAGAGATGACGTCTGGAGAGTTGAAATTCGCGCTTGCAGTAGAAACAGTACTGAACTCGATCCCACAGCCGGAGTACAGGCAGTTAGTTGTGGAAGCTCTCATGGTGTTGACATTGGTCGTGGAGTATAAAGCCGTAGCGCATCTCGGAGGAACCATTGAGGTCGAGAGTCTGGTTCATAGAGCCAACCAAATATTCTTAGATGATCAG ATGCGATGCAACGGCGACGCGACTCTGTGTTGTGCGAAGGAGGAGGCTCGTGGCGGGTCCCTGGTGTGCGGCGGCGCGGCCGGCGTGTGCCAGCACCTGTACGACAGCGCGCCGTCGGGCTCCTACGGCACCATGACGTACCTGGCGCGGGCCGTCGCCGCGCTGCTGGCCGACACCATGCCGCTCGACTCGCCCATCGAGTGCACCATCACTTAA
- the LOC118263639 gene encoding probable phosphorylase b kinase regulatory subunit alpha isoform X7, with product MRTRSNSGVRLDYYQRVVHKLILDHQQPVTGLFPASPHNDHAWIRDNLYCILAVWGLSMAFKKIADQDEDRAKTYELEQSCVKLMRGLLMAMMQQKDKVEKFKSTQHPLDSLHAKYSSTTGRIVVKDTEWGHLQIDAISLYLLILAQMTASGLQIVFSLDEVSFIQNLVFYIESAYCTPDYGIWERGDKTNHGLPELNASSIGMAKAALEAMNELDLFGARGGPSSVIHVLADEAQKCQAVLQSMLPRESNSKELDSGLLSIISYPAFAVDDPQLIAITRDTIVAKLQGKFGCKRFLRDGHKTPREDPNRLYYEPWELRMFENIECEWPLFFCYLILDYCFKGDKNNVAEYTQLLEKIMLRKDDGIKLVPELYSVPPDKADLEQQNPGSQERIPLGRCPFIWAQSLYILGKLLQEGFLAVGELDPLNRRLCSEKKPDVVVQIVILAENNEIRDKLLEYDLHVQTISDVAPIEVQPARVLSHLYTYLGRNKKLGLSGRKSRDVGILSTSKLYSLNDRIFAFTPQFSDMTRFYIASDYDLMVDTLKAEINFLKSSWQNLLGRPLVVLTLNKMHLDQGKIPMAMITTMKKLKSGYINGTRVTLGNLGEFLSTSAITNLSFLGSQEDGYPDKLNPEVQSYLEEHLLKSFSNKINFLPRPAGARNARAMRRRMSVRGAIKKTRSINVDSETLGMEGESVGRSLERKPSWLDVDPATYGRSPSPEDAKRRAFTKGTSTTSLAVSTPTIEVTKEKSPSPPEAVVNKNITNVVRNRTTSESQNSVYAEQETDELIAMLRETESLDEQGDILQYLVDTHGLDFSTGMQENGKMVTVKDLLKVLYEKACTQKLWGLVRHTAGMLGKRVEDLAKAVTDLLVRQKQITVGMPPNNEHTITAPLPENELRQLIHQAYGDDESTAMLTQELLVYLAMFIRTEPQLFLEMLRLRVGLIIQVMATELSRTLSCDGEEASEHLLNLSPFEMKNLLHHILSGKEFAINSANSLFVIKGKISKSKVGRGNFSIVSNKSHRYGKKSQIVLEGQSLQGGIEEAPITEPDRQGQWLRRRRLDGALNRVPRDFYPRVWGVLERCQGLIIQGKILQPNLTQEMTSGELKFALAVETVLNSIPQPEYRQLVVEALMVLTLVVEYKAVAHLGGTIEVESLVHRANQIFLDDQMRCNGDATLCCAKEEARGGSLVCGGAAGVCQHLYDSAPSGSYGTMTYLARAVAALLADTMPLDSPIECTIT from the exons ATGAGGACTCGAAGTAATTCAGGGGTGCGTTTGGATTATTACCAGCGGGTTGTGCACAAGCTAATTTTAGATCACCAGCAGCCTGTGACAGGATTATTTCCCGCAAGCCCTCACAATGACCATGCTTGGATTAGGGACAACCTTTACTGTATTTTAGCAGTATGGGGATTATCTATGGCGTTTAAGAAAATTGCTGATCAAGATGAAGACCGTGCCAAAACATATGAATTAGAACAAAGTTGCGTCAAGCTTATGAGAG GTCTCCTCATGGCTATGATGCAACAAAAAGATAAAGTAGAGAAATTCAAGAGTACTCAGCATCCCTTGGATTCTCTCCATGCCAAGTATTCTTCTACCACTGGCCGCATCGTGGTCAAGGACACAGAGTGGGGACACCTCCAGATTGATGCAATCTCCCTCTACCTTCTAATTCTTGCACAGATGACTGCATCTGGTCTGCAAATAGTTTTCTCTTTAGATGAAGTTTCATTCATCCAGAATTTagtgttttacattgaatcagCATATTGTACTCCTGATTATGGAATTTGGGAAAGAGGTGACAAGACTAACCATGGTCTGCCAGAGTTAAATGCAAGCTCCATTGGCATGGCAAAAGCAGCTCTTGAAGCTATGAATGAGTTGGACTTGTTTGGTGCTCGCGGTGGTCCTTCTAGTGTTATTCATGTGCTGGCTGATGAAGCCCAAAAATGTCAAGCTGTACTACAGTCCATGCTGCCAAGAGAATCTAACAGTAAAGAGTTAGATTCAGGTTTACTATCTATTATAAGCTATCCAGCTTTTGCTGTAGATGACCCTCAGTTGATTGCAATAACAAGAGACACCATTGTTGCTAAGCTCCAAGGGAAATTTGGATGCAAGCGATTCCTCAGGGATGGACACAAAACACCAAGGGAGGATCCCAATAGGCTGTATTATGAGCCTTGGGAACTGAGGATGTTTGAAAATATAGAATGTGAATGGCCATTGTTCTTCTGCTACCTGATACTGGATTATTGTTTCAAAGGTGATAAAAACAATGTCGCAGAGTACACACAGTTGTTGGAAAAGATTATGCTGAGGAAAGATGATGGAATCAAGTTGGTTCCTGAACTGTATTCAGTACCACCTGACAAGGCTGATCTGGAACAACAGAACCCAGGGAGCCAGGAGCGCATACCCTTGGGCAGGTGCCCCTTCATATGGGCCCAGTCATTATACATTCTAGGAAAGTTATTACAAGAG GGTTTCCTAGCTGTTGGGGAATTAGATCCTCTTAATAGAAGGTTATGTTCAGAGAAAAAGCCAGATGTGGTTGTCCAGATTGTGATACTTgctgaaaataatgaaatcagAGATAAGTTGCTAGAGTATGACCTGCATGTACAAACTATCAGTGATGTGGCTCCCATTGAAGTGCAACCAGCAAGAGTTTTAAGCCATTTGTACACATATTTAG GTCGTAACAAGAAATTAGGTTTATCTGGCAGAAAATCCCGTGATGTAGGTATTTTAAGTACAAGCAAGCTGTACTCTTTGAATGACCGCATATTCGCGTTTACACCACAG TTTTCTGACATGACACGTTTCTACATCGCCTCTGACTACGATCTTATGGTTGACACCCTCAAAGCAGAAATTAATTTCTTGAAGTCCTCTTGGCAAAACCTCCTTGGTCGGCCACTTGTTGTCTTGACTCTGAATAAAATGCACCtgg ATCAGGGTAAGATCCCAATGGCGATGATAACGACCATGAAAAAACTTAAATCTGGTTACATCAATGGTACACGAGTAACTCTTGGTAATCTCGGAGAGTTTTTGAGCACATCCGCTATTACAAATTTGAGTTTCCTTGGCAGTCAAGAGGATGGATATCCTGATA AATTAAACCCAGAAGTTCAAAGCTATTTAGAAGAGCACTTATTGAAGTCGTTCAGCAACAAGATCAACTTCCTGCCACGGCCAGCAGGAGCTCGAAATGCACGCGCAATGCGCCGCCGCATGTCTGTTCGTGGAGCCATCAAGAAGACTAGATCCATCAATGTAGACT CTGAAACGTTAGGTATGGAAGGAGAGTCAGTGGGTCGTTCTTTGGAGCGTAAACCGTCGTGGCTTGATGTGGACCCTGCTACTTATGGACGCAGTCCATCGCCTGAGGATGCTAAACGCCGAGCTTTTACTAA GGGAACATCGACGACGTCTTTAGCCGTTTCCACTCCTACCATTGAAGTGACAAAAGAAAAGTCTCCGTCACCACCTGAAG CGGTAGTAAACAAGAATATTACGAACGTAGTTCGCAACCGCACCACCTCAGAGTCCCAGAACTCTGTATACGCTGAACAAGAGACGGACGAGCTCATCGCCATGTTGCGGGAGACTGAGAGCCTGGACGAGCAGGGAGACATACTGCAGTATCTCGTCGATACTCATGGACTGGACTTTAGTacag gcaTGCAAGAAAACGGAAAAATGGTGACCGTGAAAGACCTTCTAAAGGTTCTTTACGAAAAGGCTTGTACCCAAAAGCTCTGGGGACTTGTTCGTCACACTGCTGGTATGCTCGGCAAGAGAGTTGAGGACCTCGCAAAGGCTGTAACGGACTTGTTGGTTCGACAAAAACAGATTACTGTGGGCATGCCTCCCAACAATGAACATACTATCACAGCTCCGTTGCCAGAGAACGAATTGAGGCAGCTTATACATCAG GCGTATGGCGACGACGAGAGTACAGCCATGTTGACTCAGGAGCTGCTGGTCTACCTCGCCATGTTCATCCGCACTGAGCCACAGCTCTTCCTGGAGATGTTACGACTCCGTGTCGGACTTATCATACAG GTTATGGCCACAGAGTTGTCGCGAACGTTGTCATGCGACGGCGAGGAGGCGTCTGAACATTTGCTGAACTTATCACCTTTTGAGATGAAGAATTTGTTACATCACATACTCAGCGGCAAGGAGTTTGCCATAAATAGCG CAAACTCACTATTTGTAATAAAGGGAAAAATCAGTAAAAGTAAAG TTGGTCGCGGTAACTTCTCTATAGTGAGCAACAAATCCCATAGATATGGCAAGAAGTCACAGATTGTTCTAGAAGGACAATCTCTACAGGGCGGGATTGAAGAAG CACCTATAACTGAGCCAGATCGCCAGGGCCAATGGTTGCGTCGACGAAGGCTTGATGGAGCATTGAATCGTGTACCACGTGACTTCTACCCTCGCGTGTGGGGTGTCTTGGAAAGG tgTCAAGGCCTAATCATTCAAGGAAAGATCTTGCAACCGAATTTGACCCAAGAGATGACGTCTGGAGAGTTGAAATTCGCGCTTGCAGTAGAAACAGTACTGAACTCGATCCCACAGCCGGAGTACAGGCAGTTAGTTGTGGAAGCTCTCATGGTGTTGACATTGGTCGTGGAGTATAAAGCCGTAGCGCATCTCGGAGGAACCATTGAGGTCGAGAGTCTGGTTCATAGAGCCAACCAAATATTCTTAGATGATCAG ATGCGATGCAACGGCGACGCGACTCTGTGTTGTGCGAAGGAGGAGGCTCGTGGCGGGTCCCTGGTGTGCGGCGGCGCGGCCGGCGTGTGCCAGCACCTGTACGACAGCGCGCCGTCGGGCTCCTACGGCACCATGACGTACCTGGCGCGGGCCGTCGCCGCGCTGCTGGCCGACACCATGCCGCTCGACTCGCCCATCGAGTGCACCATCACTTAA